The genomic interval CGACCGTTCCACAATGCCGTTGAAAAACACAGTCGGCACTCGCGATCGCTGATGCCCAGCAACCCATCTTCGCCCCATCGATACGCTCGGCTGCGAGCATGGTCGTGTGGAAAATAGCTCCACGTCGCGTCGCCGCCGTCACTGTAATCCTCGCGAACCGTTCCCCACTGGCGTTCGGACACATAGGGTCCCCAACGCTGCCAGTTCTTTTCGCGGCTTTGACTTTCCAGCAATCGTTGGTCTTCGGGATTCATCAAAACGGCTTCGCTCTGCAAGGTCCGTGAGTGCCGTGATCTCAAGATAGCCACGGCTGTTGAGTCAACGATGATCGCGTTTCACGGGCAAAAGAGCAAGTGCAGCCGTCAGGTGAGCTTGAGCACACCATTACTGTCGCCGAACTTTTCGGCTTTGGCACCCATCTGCTGCATCATCCAAACGTACAGATTGCACATCGGCGTACCGTTTTTGAACTCGATGTGGCGGCCCGTCTTGATCCGGCCTCCGGCGCTGCCCGCCAAGAGAATCGGGAGATCGTCGTGGTTGTGGCGGTCGCCATCACTGATGCCGCTGCCGTACACGATCATGCTGTTCTCCAACAGCGTCCGTTCACCTTCGTAAACGCCCGAGAGGCGTTCCAGGAGGTATCCGAATCGTTCGATGTGGTAGCGATTGATCTTGGCGATCTGTTCTTGCTTGTGAGCGCTCTTGCCGTGGTGCGACAACTCGTGGTGGCCTTCGTTGACGCCGATTTGCTTGTAGCTGCGATTGCTGCCCGCATTGGTGAACATGAACGAGATGATCCGGCTGCTATCGGTCTGCATCGCCAATGTGATCATGTCCATCATCAACTCGCTGTGCTTGTCCAATTCCTTGGGCACACCGCTGGGTCGGGGATAGTCTGGCACGCCGTCTTCGTTCAGTCGCAAACGCTCGGCACCGTTGAGGCGTTTTTCGACATCGCGGATCGAGTACAGGTACTCGTCGAGTTTCCGCTTGTCCACCGCGGGCAAGGACGCGTGCAATTGCTTGGCATCCTCCAACGCAAAATCGAGGACACTCTTGCGATATTTTTCTCGGGCTGTTTTGGCTTGGCGAGTTTCCTTGACCGTGCTGCCGGCGAACAACCGATCGAACAGGGTTCCCGGATTGGTTTCCTTGGCCATCGGATTGGTCGGGCCACGCCAGGACATGTTGGACGCGTAGGCGCAACTGTATCCGCTGTCGCAGTTGCCGGCTTGGGCGCTCGCCTCGAGCCCCAACTCCAACGAAGCGAAGCGAGTTTGATCGCCCACGTACTGCGCCGTGGCTTGGTCGACCGAGATGCCGTTCTGGATGTCGGCACCATTGGTCTTGCGAGGGTGGGCACCGGTGAGGAATGCCGCGACGCTGCGGGCATGGTCGCCGCCGCCGTCGCCGTGCGCGCG from Stieleria varia carries:
- a CDS encoding DUF1552 domain-containing protein; protein product: MRKSLSRRTVLRGVGTAIALPLLDAMSPTRLLSAASPKSDTPLRMAFFYVPNGAHMPDWKPKEAGFKFDLPPTLNVIAKHKEKFNVLSGLTLDGARAHGDGGGDHARSVAAFLTGAHPRKTNGADIQNGISVDQATAQYVGDQTRFASLELGLEASAQAGNCDSGYSCAYASNMSWRGPTNPMAKETNPGTLFDRLFAGSTVKETRQAKTAREKYRKSVLDFALEDAKQLHASLPAVDKRKLDEYLYSIRDVEKRLNGAERLRLNEDGVPDYPRPSGVPKELDKHSELMMDMITLAMQTDSSRIISFMFTNAGSNRSYKQIGVNEGHHELSHHGKSAHKQEQIAKINRYHIERFGYLLERLSGVYEGERTLLENSMIVYGSGISDGDRHNHDDLPILLAGSAGGRIKTGRHIEFKNGTPMCNLYVWMMQQMGAKAEKFGDSNGVLKLT